One Paenibacillus sp. FSL H7-0737 DNA segment encodes these proteins:
- a CDS encoding RluA family pseudouridine synthase — MSIGAGERTGGGAWTRRGEWLEVTPGKIITGAEDSEAAIDKWLLETVGMPEKLHLRLRREGGIQWKGDRLRLALFPDREAGIEPVWEELEVLYEDDFCLVAHKPAGMAVHPDGSGLGVTLDHLVAAHYVATGVSAAVRHIHRLDRDTTGPVMYAKNEFAQLVLDENMREKSISRLYAAIVEGTVPPTLKVIDAPIGRDRHHAARRRVSPGGQSAVTRILGREALHGGSLVHVQLETGRTHQIRVHLSHMGHPLYGDALYGGPVWASSAAGRHALHGELLSFRHPWSGEQLEVSDPWPEDMLQLRELLSEAP, encoded by the coding sequence TTGAGTATTGGAGCCGGAGAACGAACCGGTGGTGGAGCTTGGACTAGACGTGGGGAGTGGCTGGAAGTAACACCCGGCAAAATCATTACAGGAGCCGAGGATTCTGAAGCTGCAATTGATAAGTGGCTGCTGGAAACTGTAGGTATGCCTGAGAAGCTTCATCTGCGTCTGCGCCGCGAGGGGGGCATTCAGTGGAAGGGAGATCGACTGCGACTGGCACTTTTTCCGGATCGTGAAGCCGGCATTGAACCGGTATGGGAAGAGCTTGAAGTGTTGTATGAGGATGATTTTTGCTTGGTTGCCCACAAGCCGGCAGGCATGGCGGTTCATCCGGATGGCAGTGGCTTAGGCGTAACGCTGGATCACCTTGTAGCTGCGCATTATGTCGCTACCGGTGTTAGTGCAGCTGTAAGGCATATTCACCGACTGGACAGGGATACAACAGGTCCGGTGATGTACGCGAAGAATGAATTCGCTCAGCTTGTCCTAGACGAGAATATGCGTGAAAAAAGCATCTCGCGGCTCTACGCCGCGATCGTCGAAGGCACAGTGCCGCCTACGCTTAAAGTGATCGACGCGCCGATTGGGCGCGATCGTCATCATGCGGCGCGGAGAAGAGTCTCACCCGGCGGACAGTCCGCCGTGACTCGAATCCTCGGACGCGAAGCACTGCATGGCGGGAGCCTGGTGCATGTGCAGCTGGAGACCGGACGGACGCATCAGATTCGCGTCCATCTCAGCCATATGGGTCATCCCTTGTATGGGGATGCGCTATATGGCGGCCCGGTCTGGGCTTCCAGCGCTGCCGGCCGACATGCGCTCCATGGCGAGCTGCTGTCTTTCCGCCACCCTTGGAGCGGTGAACAACTGGAAGTAAGCGATCCGTGGCCGGAGGATATGCTTCAGCTGCGGGAGCTGCTGTCTGAAGCGCCTTGA
- a CDS encoding valine--tRNA ligase, with product MPTTYDPKSAETKWYSYWTEGGYFRAGGRPDAKAYSIVIPPPNVTGMLHIGHALDFTLQDILIRTKRMQGFDTLWLPGTDHAGIATQTKVEQKLREQGISRHDLGREKFLEQVWEWKDKYANTIHEQWAKMGLSLDYSRERFTLDEGLSKAVREVFVKLYNKGLIYRGKRIINWDPAARTALSDIEVEYKEVNGHLYHLRYPLKDGSGFITVATTRPETMLGDTAVAVHPEDERYKDMIGKTLILPIIGREIPIIADDYVDKEFGSGAVKITPAHDPNDFEMGQRHNLPQINVMDESGTMNEEAGPYQGQDRSVCRKAITADLKEQGVLINIEDHVHQVGHSERSGAVVEPYLSTQWFVKMQPLAEAAINAQKDGNGVNFVPDRFERTYLNWIENVRDWCISRQLWWGHRIPAWYSESTGELVVANDEEEARRISGLTDLKQDEDVLDTWFSSNLWPFATLGWPDENSADFKRYYPNDVLVTGYDIIYFWVARMIFSALEFTGEKPFSDVLMHGLVRDSEGQKMSKSLGNGVDPLEVIEKYGADAMRYMISTGSTAGQDLRFRWEKVEQARNFANKIWNASRFALMNLEGVSFENIDISGELSTADRWILHRLNETSREITRLIDSYEFGETGRQLYNFIWDDLCDWYIEFAKLSLYGSDAAAKAKTQSVLAYVLDRTMRLIHPFMPFISEEIWQHLPHEGETITLAAWPEYDAALENPQAVAEMNLLMDVIRAVRNIRAEVNVPMSKKVELIIKAGNEETLSIITRNDNYIGRFCNTSSFEAGLNPETPDKVMSAVVTGAELLLPLSGLIDIEQEIARLEKEVQTLNSEVERVEKKLSNQGFVAKAPAKVIEEERAKQADYSAKREKVLARIAELRG from the coding sequence ATGCCAACCACGTATGATCCGAAATCGGCAGAAACCAAGTGGTATTCCTATTGGACAGAGGGTGGATATTTCCGTGCAGGCGGGCGTCCAGATGCAAAAGCATACAGCATTGTAATCCCGCCGCCAAACGTAACGGGAATGCTGCACATTGGTCATGCGCTTGATTTTACGCTTCAGGATATCCTGATTCGTACAAAACGGATGCAGGGCTTCGACACGTTGTGGCTACCAGGTACGGACCATGCCGGTATCGCAACGCAGACAAAGGTAGAGCAAAAGCTGCGTGAGCAGGGAATTTCTAGACATGATCTCGGCCGTGAGAAGTTCCTGGAACAGGTGTGGGAGTGGAAAGATAAATATGCGAACACCATTCATGAGCAGTGGGCTAAGATGGGGCTTTCTCTTGACTATTCCCGCGAACGGTTTACCCTGGATGAAGGGTTGTCGAAAGCTGTACGCGAGGTATTCGTTAAGCTCTATAATAAAGGCTTGATCTACCGCGGCAAACGCATTATTAACTGGGACCCGGCGGCTCGTACAGCATTGTCGGATATCGAGGTTGAATATAAAGAAGTTAATGGTCACTTGTATCATCTGCGTTACCCGCTCAAAGACGGTAGCGGATTTATTACAGTAGCGACCACACGTCCGGAGACCATGCTGGGTGATACAGCGGTTGCTGTTCATCCGGAAGACGAACGTTACAAAGATATGATCGGCAAAACGTTGATCCTGCCGATTATTGGCCGTGAGATTCCGATTATCGCTGATGATTATGTAGACAAAGAGTTTGGTAGTGGTGCGGTTAAAATTACACCAGCTCATGACCCGAATGACTTCGAGATGGGTCAACGTCACAACTTACCGCAGATTAACGTAATGGATGAGAGCGGTACGATGAATGAAGAAGCAGGACCTTACCAAGGTCAAGACCGGAGTGTATGTCGTAAGGCTATCACTGCTGACCTGAAGGAGCAAGGTGTGCTGATCAATATCGAAGATCATGTGCATCAAGTAGGACACAGTGAACGCTCTGGAGCGGTTGTTGAGCCGTACTTGTCCACACAATGGTTTGTAAAGATGCAGCCACTGGCTGAAGCTGCCATCAATGCACAGAAGGATGGGAACGGGGTTAACTTTGTACCGGACCGTTTCGAGAGAACTTACCTGAACTGGATCGAGAACGTACGTGATTGGTGTATTTCCCGTCAGCTGTGGTGGGGACATCGTATTCCAGCATGGTATTCCGAGTCTACTGGTGAATTGGTTGTGGCAAATGACGAGGAAGAAGCGCGCCGGATCAGTGGTCTAACCGACTTGAAACAGGACGAAGATGTACTGGATACCTGGTTTAGCTCTAATCTGTGGCCTTTTGCCACACTAGGATGGCCAGATGAGAACAGCGCAGATTTCAAACGCTACTATCCGAACGATGTGCTTGTAACAGGCTACGATATTATTTATTTCTGGGTAGCGCGGATGATCTTCTCAGCTCTTGAATTTACCGGAGAAAAACCTTTCTCAGATGTATTGATGCATGGTTTGGTACGGGATTCCGAAGGTCAAAAAATGTCCAAATCACTCGGGAATGGCGTAGACCCCCTTGAAGTAATCGAGAAGTATGGCGCAGATGCAATGCGTTACATGATTTCTACCGGAAGTACAGCTGGACAGGATCTACGCTTCCGTTGGGAAAAGGTTGAGCAGGCACGTAATTTCGCCAATAAGATCTGGAATGCATCACGCTTCGCGTTGATGAATTTGGAAGGCGTAAGCTTTGAAAATATTGACATTTCGGGTGAGCTAAGTACTGCTGATCGCTGGATTTTGCACCGTCTGAACGAAACTTCTCGTGAAATTACGCGTCTAATTGACTCGTACGAGTTCGGTGAGACCGGTCGCCAGCTGTACAACTTCATTTGGGACGATCTATGTGACTGGTATATTGAGTTCGCGAAGCTGTCACTTTACGGATCAGACGCCGCGGCCAAAGCGAAGACACAGTCTGTACTTGCCTATGTACTAGACCGCACAATGCGCTTGATTCATCCGTTTATGCCGTTTATTTCGGAAGAAATCTGGCAGCACCTTCCGCATGAAGGGGAGACGATTACGCTGGCTGCATGGCCGGAGTATGATGCTGCTCTGGAGAATCCGCAGGCCGTAGCGGAAATGAACCTGCTGATGGATGTAATCCGGGCCGTTCGTAATATCCGGGCTGAAGTGAATGTACCGATGAGCAAAAAGGTTGAATTGATCATCAAAGCGGGTAATGAAGAGACGCTGAGTATTATCACCCGTAACGACAACTACATTGGACGCTTCTGTAATACGTCTTCCTTCGAAGCTGGCCTGAATCCAGAAACGCCGGATAAGGTAATGTCCGCTGTAGTAACAGGAGCAGAACTGCTTCTGCCATTGTCGGGACTCATTGATATTGAACAAGAAATCGCTCGTCTGGAAAAAGAAGTACAGACGCTGAACAGCGAAGTAGAACGCGTAGAGAAAAAGCTGAGCAATCAAGGCTTCGTGGCCAAAGCCCCTGCTAAAGTTATCGAAGAGGAACGGGCGAAGCAGGCAGATTATTCTGCTAAACGTGAGAAAGTACTTGCCCGCATCGCAGAGCTGAGAGGATAA
- the hemL gene encoding glutamate-1-semialdehyde 2,1-aminomutase: MSNEPMARKEEASRKAFDEAKQYIPGGVNSPVRAFKSVGLTPIYVDHGIGSRIYDIDGNSFIDYVCSWGPLIMGHAHPEVVKALQETAVKGTSFGAPTLLETEMAKTVVERVASVDIVRMVNSGTEATMSAIRLARGYTGRSKILKFEGSYHGHADSLLIKAGSGVATLGLPDSPGVPEGVAVNTITVPYNDLESTQIAFERFGSEIAAVIVEPIAGNMGVVPPLPGFLEGLRKLTSDNGSLLIFDEVMTGFRVNRGCAQGLFNITPDITCFGKVIGGGLPVGAYGGKREIMEQIAPTGPIYQAGTLSGNPLAMAAGLTTLKLLTPEVYDRLEQLGARLEAGLKKNAIETGVPLTINRVGSMVCPFFTEGPVTNFETAKTSNTDLFRRYFGHMLSQGISVPPSQFEGMFVSAAHSEQDIDDTIEGHYNALKAL; this comes from the coding sequence ATGAGTAATGAGCCAATGGCGCGTAAAGAGGAAGCGTCCCGCAAGGCTTTTGATGAAGCAAAACAATATATTCCCGGTGGGGTGAACAGCCCTGTACGGGCGTTCAAATCCGTAGGCTTGACTCCGATTTATGTGGATCATGGGATCGGATCGCGTATTTATGATATCGACGGCAACAGCTTTATCGACTATGTATGCTCATGGGGACCGCTGATTATGGGTCATGCGCATCCTGAGGTTGTAAAGGCATTGCAGGAGACGGCGGTAAAAGGGACAAGCTTTGGTGCACCAACTTTACTTGAAACTGAAATGGCAAAAACGGTTGTCGAACGTGTAGCCTCTGTAGATATCGTACGTATGGTTAACTCCGGAACGGAAGCTACGATGAGTGCGATTCGTTTGGCACGTGGTTATACAGGACGCAGTAAAATTTTGAAGTTCGAAGGATCCTACCATGGTCACGCGGATAGTCTGCTTATTAAAGCGGGTTCCGGTGTAGCCACATTAGGTCTGCCGGACAGCCCAGGTGTTCCCGAAGGTGTGGCAGTAAATACGATTACAGTTCCATACAATGATTTGGAGTCCACTCAGATTGCTTTCGAACGTTTTGGCAGTGAGATTGCCGCAGTGATCGTAGAGCCGATTGCCGGCAACATGGGTGTTGTACCACCACTTCCGGGATTTCTAGAAGGACTTCGCAAGTTAACTTCAGACAATGGATCTTTGCTTATTTTTGATGAGGTAATGACAGGCTTCCGTGTCAATCGTGGCTGTGCTCAAGGCTTGTTCAACATTACTCCGGATATTACCTGCTTCGGCAAAGTTATCGGTGGAGGACTTCCAGTCGGCGCTTATGGCGGCAAAAGAGAGATTATGGAGCAAATCGCTCCTACGGGACCGATCTATCAGGCTGGCACACTTAGTGGTAATCCATTAGCGATGGCGGCAGGACTCACTACACTGAAGCTGCTGACACCGGAAGTATATGATCGTCTTGAGCAATTAGGGGCGCGTCTAGAGGCAGGCTTGAAAAAGAATGCAATCGAGACCGGTGTTCCGCTGACAATTAACCGCGTGGGCTCGATGGTCTGTCCGTTCTTCACGGAAGGACCAGTAACTAACTTTGAAACAGCCAAGACTAGCAACACGGATCTATTCCGTCGTTATTTTGGTCATATGCTGAGCCAAGGCATTAGCGTGCCACCTTCACAGTTTGAAGGTATGTTCGTGTCGGCTGCGCATAGTGAGCAGGATATTGATGATACCATTGAGGGCCACTATAATGCCCTGAAGGCCCTTTGA
- a CDS encoding LysM peptidoglycan-binding domain-containing protein — protein sequence MFDQSHGLRFDIYERIHLSEELPGIAELEEVELLPEIQVIQREDRAELYGQLLLTGLYRSEDDRTQRLEHAIPVEITVPLTRVSSIEDIGVEIENFDIDLLTMRTVNITGVLSLRGIGGAEPQPQPAWQQEEYTVAYSPLSDDRVIEASAENQEHETDALYENSQWTFGEDASEVAVEEHEHAEANADASEAPLVSSGAGHSSPIVNFSSAHEKDKGAKARTHSLDSQTEDSKAGIADYWFKAESQNEAEATQLDQVSQASQADQEQEAEYTFASRETAVPAAIADADQDIAVFASENVANHELHAQEENAQLISDNTNEGLVSQETVPHTEEKQDLKIALGSKKEAEAPAKEHLTFSSLLSSSRSRKEQEALLSEGNASAAAIIPEAGNNTEWKSRFIAGADGANLFRKVRLCIVQREETLDTIAEKYQLSARELGMYNRLSGQSVEEGQVLYIP from the coding sequence GTGTTTGATCAGTCCCACGGCTTGCGGTTTGATATTTATGAACGCATTCACCTATCGGAAGAGCTTCCGGGAATAGCTGAGCTGGAGGAGGTTGAACTACTTCCGGAAATCCAGGTGATTCAGCGGGAGGATCGTGCCGAGTTATATGGTCAGCTGTTGCTTACCGGACTCTACCGGAGTGAAGATGACCGAACACAACGTCTGGAGCATGCCATTCCCGTTGAAATCACAGTTCCGCTTACACGCGTCAGCTCGATTGAAGATATCGGGGTGGAGATCGAGAATTTTGATATTGATCTGCTCACGATGCGCACAGTGAATATAACAGGCGTATTATCACTGCGGGGAATCGGTGGTGCGGAGCCTCAACCACAACCGGCCTGGCAGCAGGAAGAGTACACAGTTGCCTATTCCCCTCTCAGTGATGACAGGGTAATCGAAGCATCTGCAGAGAACCAAGAGCACGAAACTGATGCACTTTATGAAAATTCTCAGTGGACCTTTGGCGAGGATGCATCGGAGGTTGCCGTAGAAGAACATGAGCATGCTGAAGCTAATGCAGACGCATCAGAGGCTCCACTGGTCTCAAGTGGAGCTGGTCATTCGTCCCCTATAGTGAATTTCTCATCCGCTCATGAGAAGGACAAGGGCGCGAAAGCTCGGACGCATAGTCTGGATTCGCAAACAGAGGATTCCAAAGCAGGAATAGCGGATTACTGGTTTAAAGCTGAGTCACAGAATGAAGCTGAGGCCACTCAGCTGGATCAAGTTAGCCAGGCGAGTCAAGCGGATCAAGAGCAAGAAGCTGAATATACTTTTGCTTCAAGAGAAACCGCTGTTCCAGCAGCTATTGCTGATGCAGACCAAGATATCGCTGTATTTGCTTCTGAAAACGTGGCAAACCATGAGCTTCACGCACAAGAAGAGAATGCGCAGCTGATCAGTGATAATACGAACGAAGGCTTAGTTTCTCAGGAGACTGTGCCACATACCGAGGAGAAACAAGATCTTAAGATTGCGCTAGGAAGTAAGAAAGAAGCAGAGGCTCCAGCCAAAGAACATCTCACCTTCTCTTCATTACTCAGCTCTAGTCGTTCTCGTAAAGAACAAGAGGCTCTCCTATCTGAAGGAAATGCATCGGCTGCAGCGATCATTCCAGAGGCCGGAAATAATACGGAGTGGAAGAGCAGATTCATTGCTGGAGCAGATGGCGCTAACCTATTCCGTAAGGTTCGCCTTTGCATCGTGCAGCGTGAAGAAACGCTGGATACAATCGCAGAGAAATATCAGCTAAGTGCGCGGGAGCTGGGAATGTATAATCGATTGTCTGGGCAGAGTGTAGAAGAAGGGCAAGTGTTGTACATTCCGTAA
- the hemB gene encoding porphobilinogen synthase encodes MSFPITRHRRLRGSAGIRGMVRETVLNVLDFVQPIFVTYGTGVKNEISSMPGVYHFSLDTLKAEVDEIAALGIPAVLLFGIPETKDAIGSSGFAEDGIVQEATRLIKQWYPELLVVADTCLCEFTDHGHCGMVHTHTVNGVVHGDVINDASLELLTRTAVSQAKAGADIIAPSNMMDGFVHAIRAGLDENGFEHVPIMSYSVKYASAFYGPFREAADSAPQFGNRKTYQMDPANLREALREAESDVLEGADMLMVKPALAYLDVIRTIRDQFDLPLVAYNVSGEYSMVKAAALQGWIDEQAVVLEMLTGMKRAGADIIITYFAKDAARWLRG; translated from the coding sequence ATGAGCTTTCCAATTACACGTCACCGTCGACTACGCGGTTCTGCTGGAATTCGTGGTATGGTGCGGGAGACAGTACTGAATGTGCTGGATTTTGTACAGCCTATATTTGTGACTTATGGAACAGGTGTGAAGAATGAGATTAGCTCGATGCCGGGCGTGTACCATTTTTCGCTGGATACTTTAAAAGCAGAAGTGGACGAGATTGCCGCACTAGGCATTCCGGCTGTACTGTTATTCGGGATTCCTGAAACGAAGGATGCTATCGGTTCTTCCGGTTTCGCAGAGGATGGAATTGTGCAAGAGGCTACTCGCTTGATCAAGCAGTGGTACCCTGAGCTGTTGGTCGTTGCAGATACCTGCCTTTGTGAATTTACGGATCACGGACATTGCGGGATGGTGCATACGCATACGGTTAATGGTGTGGTACACGGTGATGTCATCAACGATGCTTCGCTAGAACTGTTGACTCGTACGGCGGTATCCCAAGCTAAAGCTGGAGCAGATATTATCGCCCCTTCGAATATGATGGATGGATTCGTACACGCGATTCGTGCGGGACTGGATGAGAATGGCTTTGAGCATGTGCCGATTATGTCGTATTCGGTCAAATATGCTTCGGCATTTTATGGCCCTTTCCGCGAAGCTGCGGATTCAGCACCACAGTTCGGAAATCGCAAAACGTATCAAATGGACCCTGCCAATCTGCGCGAAGCGCTCCGTGAAGCAGAATCCGATGTGCTGGAAGGTGCAGATATGTTAATGGTGAAGCCAGCTCTGGCTTACTTGGACGTGATTCGTACGATCCGCGACCAGTTCGATTTACCTCTCGTGGCTTACAATGTGAGTGGCGAATATTCCATGGTAAAAGCAGCAGCGCTGCAAGGCTGGATTGACGAGCAAGCCGTTGTGCTGGAAATGCTGACTGGCATGAAACGGGCCGGAGCGGATATTATTATTACTTATTTCGCAAAAGATGCTGCGCGCTGGCTGCGTGGTTAA
- a CDS encoding bifunctional folylpolyglutamate synthase/dihydrofolate synthase, producing MDDLNRGGSTAPLATYTEAVDWIKSLIPFGIRPGLDRIEMLMDKLGNPHRRLKFIHVAGTNGKGSTCAFLTSALIQSGYSVGTFTSPYITKFTNRFQYNNTDISEETLVELVNQLRPLVQEISETEFGSPTMFEVTTAVAILFFAGVSCPDVVVWETGLGGRLDVTNIVTPIVSVITNVGHDHMDILGDTLEKIAMEKAGIIKTGVPVVSCVTQPEVVAVLKEKAAACRSTLYLAGEDFSYEANEIREDVQTFHFKGPFRSLELGIVMKGEHQISNAAAAMMVLEVLRQYMAFMLEDEDVLEGLRHAFWAGRLEEVSKSPRIVLDGAHNPEGAESLAKSLPQLYQYGKLNLLMGMLSNKHHESYFKHILPIVDTLILTEPDFQNKMDAENLQVIAESLREKYAKENLAIIVEHNWGKALQLLKSITAEDDLAVVSGTLYLISDVRGTLLQQPDTEKGW from the coding sequence ATGGATGACCTAAATCGGGGCGGAAGTACCGCCCCTCTTGCGACATACACCGAAGCGGTTGATTGGATCAAGAGCCTAATCCCTTTTGGGATACGGCCAGGTTTAGATAGAATCGAGATGTTGATGGACAAGCTGGGAAATCCGCACCGTCGGCTGAAGTTTATTCATGTGGCGGGTACGAACGGCAAAGGTTCAACTTGTGCTTTTTTGACTAGTGCACTTATACAAAGCGGCTATTCAGTAGGCACCTTTACATCTCCGTATATTACAAAGTTCACGAACAGGTTCCAATATAATAATACGGACATCTCTGAAGAAACGCTTGTCGAGCTGGTTAACCAATTACGTCCACTAGTCCAAGAAATTTCGGAAACGGAGTTTGGCTCACCTACGATGTTCGAGGTAACTACAGCTGTAGCCATTCTATTTTTTGCGGGCGTCTCTTGTCCTGATGTTGTCGTATGGGAGACCGGGCTTGGGGGAAGGCTGGATGTAACGAACATCGTGACTCCGATTGTTTCTGTGATTACTAATGTTGGTCATGATCACATGGATATTTTGGGAGATACGCTAGAGAAGATTGCAATGGAGAAAGCCGGAATTATTAAGACGGGCGTACCTGTTGTTAGCTGCGTAACTCAGCCGGAAGTCGTAGCGGTTCTGAAAGAGAAAGCAGCGGCTTGCCGCTCTACTCTTTATCTTGCCGGAGAAGATTTTAGCTATGAGGCTAATGAAATCCGTGAGGATGTGCAGACTTTTCATTTTAAGGGTCCCTTTCGTTCGCTTGAACTTGGGATTGTAATGAAAGGCGAGCACCAGATTAGCAATGCGGCAGCTGCCATGATGGTACTTGAGGTTCTGCGTCAGTATATGGCCTTTATGCTTGAGGATGAAGATGTGCTTGAAGGTTTGCGCCACGCATTCTGGGCTGGAAGGCTGGAAGAGGTAAGCAAGTCTCCAAGGATTGTACTGGACGGAGCACATAATCCGGAAGGTGCGGAGAGTCTTGCAAAAAGTCTGCCTCAGCTCTATCAATACGGTAAATTAAATTTACTTATGGGAATGCTGTCAAATAAGCATCATGAATCCTACTTTAAGCATATACTGCCTATAGTGGATACGCTCATCCTGACCGAACCGGATTTCCAGAACAAAATGGACGCGGAGAATCTGCAAGTTATCGCAGAAAGTCTGCGGGAGAAATATGCCAAGGAAAACTTGGCAATCATAGTAGAACATAATTGGGGAAAAGCGCTGCAGCTACTGAAGTCGATTACAGCGGAGGATGACCTTGCCGTCGTATCTGGTACGCTGTATTTAATCTCTGACGTACGCGGTACACTTTTGCAGCAACCCGATACTGAAAAAGGCTGGTGA
- the murC gene encoding UDP-N-acetylmuramate--L-alanine ligase — protein MDTTERVHFIGIGGYGMSAIARVMLEMGYTVTGSDVAAQELTDKLIAKGAKIYIGHTAEQVKGADLVVYSTALSSDNVEWVEAERLKIPILHRSQMLARLLNERKGVAVAGAHGKTTTSSMIALVMEECDVDPTYIIGGEIMNVGTNAKAGQGEFVVAEADESDGSFLHYHPWLGIVTNVEADHLENYDGDFNRLKAAYVQFMNQTREDGTAIVCADDENVISLLPEVTGKVITYGIKSNTADYIATDIVLGDRQVSYTMNHNGEVLGRIELSVPGQYNLYNSMAAVIACLKSGISFEKIAEAIVKFHGAKRRFQVLGEVNDILVIDDYAHHPTEIQATISAAKATGKRIIAVFQPQRYTRTFFLLDAFSRAFSEADEVIITDIYSPAGEKQIEGVTSAKLVELIVKNSNAGARHLPTKEDVLADLTPRIAPGDLVITMGAGDIWKVGYALADGLKKKH, from the coding sequence TTGGATACTACTGAACGTGTGCATTTTATAGGGATCGGCGGCTACGGAATGAGCGCGATTGCCCGGGTAATGCTAGAAATGGGATATACAGTTACGGGCTCCGATGTGGCTGCCCAAGAATTAACGGATAAATTGATTGCTAAAGGTGCCAAGATTTATATCGGGCATACAGCAGAACAAGTAAAAGGTGCGGATCTAGTCGTATACTCTACGGCTTTGTCTAGTGATAATGTGGAATGGGTGGAAGCTGAGCGTCTTAAGATTCCAATTCTGCATCGTTCGCAAATGTTAGCCCGTTTATTGAATGAACGTAAAGGGGTAGCCGTTGCTGGAGCACACGGGAAAACTACCACCTCCTCCATGATTGCACTTGTGATGGAAGAGTGCGACGTTGATCCAACGTATATTATCGGTGGAGAGATTATGAATGTAGGTACGAATGCAAAGGCGGGACAAGGTGAGTTTGTAGTAGCGGAAGCGGATGAGAGTGATGGCTCTTTCCTGCACTATCACCCTTGGCTTGGGATCGTTACGAATGTTGAAGCGGATCACTTGGAAAATTACGACGGAGACTTTAACCGTCTTAAAGCTGCATACGTGCAGTTCATGAACCAAACGCGCGAAGATGGAACTGCTATAGTATGCGCTGATGACGAGAATGTGATCTCTCTTTTACCTGAAGTAACAGGTAAGGTGATTACTTATGGCATCAAGTCGAACACTGCAGATTATATTGCCACTGATATCGTTCTAGGCGATCGTCAAGTATCGTACACGATGAATCATAATGGAGAAGTGCTTGGACGGATTGAACTCTCAGTTCCCGGACAGTACAATCTTTATAATTCAATGGCAGCGGTAATCGCTTGTTTGAAATCAGGGATTTCTTTCGAGAAAATCGCTGAAGCGATTGTGAAATTCCATGGTGCGAAGCGCCGTTTTCAAGTGCTCGGAGAAGTCAATGACATTCTGGTCATTGATGATTATGCGCATCATCCTACAGAGATTCAGGCAACGATCAGTGCTGCCAAGGCAACAGGAAAACGGATTATTGCGGTATTCCAGCCTCAGCGCTATACACGTACTTTCTTCCTGTTAGATGCTTTCAGCCGTGCCTTTAGCGAAGCCGACGAAGTCATCATCACCGATATTTACTCTCCGGCTGGAGAGAAACAGATCGAAGGTGTTACTTCTGCGAAGCTGGTTGAGCTAATCGTTAAGAACAGTAATGCGGGCGCGAGACATCTGCCAACCAAAGAAGATGTTCTAGCTGATCTGACACCTCGTATTGCTCCAGGTGATCTGGTGATTACGATGGGCGCAGGCGATATCTGGAAGGTCGGATACGCACTGGCAGACGGGTTGAAGAAGAAGCATTAA